The Streptomyces uncialis genomic interval CCTGCGTATCCACCCGGAGCCGGACGGCTCGTACACCCTGCCCGCGGGGAACCTCTTCACGGGCCGGGAGAACGCCGAGGGCGGCGGGAAGACCCGGGGCGAGATCTATGTGATGGGGGTGCGCAACCCGTCGCGGATCTTCGTGGACCGCGAGACGGATGTCCTGTACGCGGGCTGGGTCGGTCCCGACGCGGGCGCGCCGTCCACGACCTGGGGTCCGGCGAAGTACGACACGTTCGCCGCGATCACCAAGGCGTCCAACCGGGGCTGGCCGTTCTGCATGGGCAACAACCAGCCCTACCGTGACCGCAACCTGCCCGATCCGGCGCAGCCGCTGGGCTGGTACGACTGCGCGAAGCCGAAGAACGAGTCCCCGCACAACGACGGTCTCGTCAATCTGCCACCGGTGACGGCGAACAACATCTGGTACTCGCCGCAGGGCGGCGCCCCCGACTACCCCCGGGACGCGAACGGGGTGCCCTCGTACCGGCAGGCGGACACCGAGCTGCTGCTGCCGTGGCTGAAGGGCGGGGCGCAGGCCACCATGACCGGGCCGGTGTACCGCTACGACGCGGCCCGGGACAGTGCGGTGAAGTGGCCCGCCTACTGGGACGGCAAGTGGTTCGTCGGGGACTTCTACGACGGTGACCAGCCGCGTAACGCGGTGCTGATGGACGAGGCGACCCAGGGCGAGGGAGGGCTGCCGGTGCACGCGGAGTCGTTGAAGAAGATCGTGCCGGTGGGTGCCGACGGCATCCGCAACCTCATGGACTGGAAGTTCGGTCCGGACGGCGCGCTGTACGTGCTCGACTACGGGCGGGGCTTCTTCACCTCGGACCCGCGTTCCGCGCTGTGGCGGGTCACGTACCGGGGCGGTGGGCCGACCCCGGCCGCCGCCGACCTGGTCGGGAAGGGGCAGTGATGCGCGGGAGAGGCGGACAATCCGCACGGATCTGGACGGCGCTGCTCGCGTCGCTGGTGATGCTGCTGGGGCTGAACTCGACGGTCGCGTACGGCGGTTCCGACGGTCCGGTCGCGGGTGGTACGTCCGCTTCGGACGGGTCCCGGGCCGCGCAGACGCTGACCTGGACGGCCGACGACGACATCTCCCGGTATGTCTCCGCGCCGGCCACGGCCGTGGCGGGGGCGACGACGATCGTCTTCGAGAACAGCGCGGCCACCGGGAACACCACGGGGATGCCGCACACCCTGACCTTCGACGTGGCGGACCCCGAGTACAACAACGACGTACCGCTGAACATCCTCGCCAATCCGAACGACGACCAGGCGGGCAAGCACACCGCCGAGGTGGTCCTCACCCCGGGCCGCTACCGCTACTACTGCACGATCCCCGGTCACGGGACCATGCAGGGCATCCTCACGGTCACCGATCCGGGCGGCGAGGACGTGACGGCGCCGCAGACCGCGGCGAAGGTCGAGGGCAGCCGGAACACCGACGGCGCGTACGTCGGTTCGGCGTCCGTGACGCTGAGCGCGACGGACACGGGGTCGGGGGTCGACCGGATCGAGTACGCGGTCGGCGCGGCCGGGGCCTGGCAGCCGTACACCTCCCCGCTGGTGGTGAACCAGGTCGGGGAGCACGCGATCCGCTACCGGGCCACCGACAAGGCGGGCAACACGGCGGACGAGCGGACCGAGCGGTTCACGGTCGCCGCGCCTTCCTCGGACGACACGACACCGCCGGAGACCTCGGCGACCGTCACCGGGGAACGCGACGAGCAGGGCCGCTATCTGGGGATGGCGACCGTGACGGTCACGGCGTCCGACACCGGTACCGGCGTCAACACCATCGAGTACGCGCTCGGGGAGAGCGGCGCGTGGCAGCCGTACACGGCTCCCGTGATGGTCCATGAGGCGGGTACCCATCTGGTGCGCTACCGGGCCACCGACAAGGCGGGCAACCAGGCGGCCGGGAAGAGCGCCGAGTTCGTGGTGGTCACGCCGCCCGCGCGGGACACCACCCCGCCGACCGCCGCGGCGGCGGTCACCGGGGAACGCGACTCCAGCGGGGCGTATCTGGCGCGTGCCACGGTGACCGTGACGGCCACGGACTCCGGGTCGGGCGTCGAGCGGACCGAGTACTCGCTGGACGGCGGGCCGTACCTCGCGTACGGGGCGCCGCTGGTGGTGGACCGGGCGGGTGCGCACACCGTGCTGTACCGGGCCTCCGACAAGGCCGGGAACACCTCGGCCGCCCAGCGGGTCGCGTTCACGGTCGTCCCGGGCGGCGGGGTCCCGGGCCCGGCGTGCGCGGAGCACGACGAGCGGCTGACCGTCGCGGTCGGCACGGTGGACACGGGTGTCCCCAACCGGGTCACCGACAACCGGTGCCGGATCAACGAGATGATCGAGGACGAGCGGCAGTGGTCGTCGCACGCCCTGTTCCTGAAGCGTGTGAAGGCGGTGACGGACCGGCTGCGCGCGGCCGGGGCGATCGACCAGCGGGAGTACAACAAGATCAACCGGGCGGCGAAGCAGTCGGGGATCGGCAAGCCGGGTCAGCAGACCGGCTATCGCGCGATCTTCGACGGTACGGCGTCCTCGTTCGCCAAGTGGCGTCATGCGGGCGGCGGTTCGTTCGCGCTGAACGGTGACGGCACGATGACCTCGGGCACCGACCGGGGCGGCCTCGGCATGCTGTGGTTCGCGGAGCGTACGTACGGGGACTTCTCGCTGAAGCTCCAGTGGCGGGACGACGCCCCGGGTGACGGGAACGCCAACTCCGGGGTGTTCACGCGCTTCCCGCGGCCCGAGGGGCATCCGGAGGAGTCCCGTCCGGAGTGGGTCGCCATCAAGTACGGCCATGAGGTGCAGGTCCTCGACCGGCCGGCCGGGGACATGTACAAGACCGGTTCGGTGTACGGCTTCGACCGGGTGCCGCTCGCCGGGGCGGGTGTCACCCCGAAGGGCACCTGGAACGACTACGAGATCCGGGTGGTGGACCAGCGGTACTCGGTGCTGCGCAACGGGGTGCTGATCAACGAGTTCGACAACACGGGCGGCCGGCTCTTCGAGCCGCCCCGGGCGGACGACCCCGGGACCGACGGACGCAGGTTCGCGTCCGGCTTCATCGGGCTCCAGGTGCACGGGACGAGCGATGTGGTCTCGTACCGCGACATCAGGATCCAGGAGCTGTAGCCGCAGCCGGTGCGCACACGGCGTCCGGGCCCTCGCGTGAGAATGTTCCGCGCGGGGGCTCAGCCGTCCCCGGCCGCGTCCCCGGTCCCGGTCCCGCCCGCGGCGGTGTCGTCGTCGGGCTCGTCGTGGCGGGCGCGGCTGGGCTGGACGCGTTTGGGTTCGCCGGGCATCTTCGGGTACTCCGGCGGGTAGGGCAGGTCCCCGAGCCCGTGGTCGTGCTCGTCGCGGCGGGCCAGTTCCAGCAGGGGTTCGAGGGAGTGCCGCTCGTCGTCCATCGCGGCGTGGACATCGCCCAGTTCGGCGTAGCGGACCGGCATGGTCGCCAGGTCGAAGTCCCTCGGGGTGACGTCGTCGACCTCGTCCCAGCGCAGCGGCGCGGAGACGGGGGCGTGCGGGCGGGGGCGCACCGAGTAGGCGGAGGCGATCGTGCGGTCCCGGGCGGTCTGGTTGTAGTCCACGAAGATCCGGGTGCCGCGTTCCTCCTTCCACCAGGCGGTGGTGACCCGGCCGGGCATCCGGCGTTCGAGCTCGCGTCCGCAGGCGATGGCGCAGCGGCGGACCTGGGTGAACGTCCAGCGGGGTTCGACGGGGACGAAGACGTGCAGACCGCGTCCGCCGGAGGTCTTGGGCCAGCCGCGCATGCCGTGTTCGTCCAGGAGGGCGCGCAGTTCGTGGGCGGCGGCGACGGCGTCCTTGAAGTCGGTGCCGGGCTGCGGGTCGAGGTCGATGCGCAGTTCGTCGGGCCGGTCGGTGTCGGCGCGCCGTACGGGCCAGGGGTGGAAGGTGAAGGTGCCGAACTGGGCGGCCCAGATGACGGCGGCGACCTCGGTGGGGCACATCTCGTCGGCGTACCGGCCGCTGGGGAAGGTGATGTGCGCGCGGGGAATCCAGTCGGGGGTGTTCTTCGGCGCGCGTTTCTGGAAGAAGTGCTCCCCGTCGACGCCCTCGGGGTAGCGCTCCAGGGTGGTGGGGCGGTCGCGCAGGGCGCGCAGGATGCCGTCGCCGACGGTGAGGTAGTAGCGGGCGACGTCCAGCTTGGTGAAGCCGCGCTCCGGGAAGTAGACCTTGTCGGGGCTGGACAGCCGCACGGTCCGCCCGCCGGCGTCCAGCTCGATCGGCTTGCCGTGGCTGGTCGCACCCATGCGGTCACCGTAGACGCCTGCCACCCGGGCCGCATATCGGGACGAATGACGCCGCGCCGGGCAGAATCGCGGTATGGACCTGCCGGTGATGCCCCCTGTGAAGCCGATGCTCGCCAAGTCCGTGCCGGACATCCCGCCGGGGATGCAGTACGAGGCGAAGTGGGACGGCTTCCGCGCGATCGTCTTCCGGGACGGTCCCGAGCTGGAGCTGGGCAGCCGTACCGGCAAGCCGCTGACCCGGTACTTCCCCGAGCTGGTGGCCGCGCTGGCGGACCGGCTGCCCGCGCGGTGCGTGGTCGACGGCGAGATCGTCATCGCCCGGGACGGACGGCTGGACTTCGACGCGCTCACCGAACGTATCCACCCGGCCGACTCCCGGGTCCGCACGCTCGCCGAGCGCACCCCCGCGTCGTTCGTCGCCTTCGATCTGCTGGCCCTCGGTGACGACGCCCTCCTGGACACCCCGCTGACCGACCGCCGCGCGCTGCTCGCCGGGGCGCTGGCGGCGGCCGCTCCCCCGGTCCATCTGGCGCCCGCGACCACCGACGCGGAGGTGGCGCGCTCCTGGTTCGAGACCTATGAGGGCGCTGGCCTCGACGGGGTCGTCGCCAAACCGCTGGATCTGCCGTACCGGCAGAACGAGCGGCTGATGTTCAAGGTCAAGCACGAACGGACCGCCGATGTGGTCGTGGCGGGCTACCGCTTCCACAAGTCGGGCCCGGTGGTCGGCTCGCTGCTGCTGGGGCTGTACGACGACACGGGCGCGCTCCAGCATGTGGGGGTCTGCGCGGCCTTCCCGATGAAGCGCCGGGCGGAGCTGGTCACGGAGCTGGAGCCGCTGCGGATGGAGTCGGCGGCTGAGCATCCCTGGGCGGCGTGGGCGGACGAGGCGGCGCACGCGTCGGCGCGGCTGCCGGGGGCGCCGAGCCGCTGGTCGGGCAAGAAGGACCTGTCATGGGTGCCGGTGCGCCCGGAGCGGGTGTGCGAGGTGGCATACGACCATATGGAGAACGGGGCGCGGTTCCGGCACACCGCCCGGTTCCGCCGCTGGCGCCCGGACCGGACCCCGGAGAGCTGCACGTTCGAGCAGCTGGACGAGCCCGTGCGCTACGACCTGGGGGAGATCCTGGGCGCGTGAACGGGCGCGCGGGCACCCGGGCGGGCGGCGCCCGCCTCGCGCGCCGCCCGGCCCATGGGAACCGCCCGAGGGGTCGGACCGTCCCCGCCGTCGTACCGTGAGAACCCACGCTCGCCTCCGGGGGTGCAGACAGATGGAACGGTCGGCTCGTGCAAGACACGGCGCGCTCGGCGTCGTGATCGCGGTGGTGCTCGCCCTCCTGGCGGGCGCGTGCTCCGGCGGCTCGTCACCGGGCCCGTCGGAATCGCCCGCGGAGTCGTCCGGGCCGCTGCTCGCCGTGAAGATCGACAATGCCCCGCAGGCCCGTCCGCAGACCGGTCTGAACGCGGCGGACGTGGTCTACGCGGAGCAGGTCGAGGCGGGGCTGAGCAGGCTGATGGCGCTGTACGCGACGAAGCTCCCGGACTCCGTGGGGCCGGTGCGCAGCGCCCGGGAGTCCGATCTGGAGCTGCTGGCGCAGTTCCAGGACCCCACACTGGTGTTCTCCGGCGCCCAGTCCAAGCTGCTGCCGCTGATCGACGCGGCGCCGCTGCGGCCGGTGACCCCCGGGGACGCCCCGTCGGGCGCCTTCGTCCGCGACCCCGAGCGGACGGCGCCCCACAATCTGTACGTCCGCCCGCCGCGGGTGCAGGACCGCACGGCCGGGGCGAAGGCCCTGGAGCGGGCCGGGCTGCGCGGCGGTCCGGCGCCGGACGGCGGGGAGCGGGTGGCCGAACGCACCGTGCGTTTCCCTTCCTCGCGGTTCACCTTCACCTGGTCGGCCGACCAGGGCCGCTGGCTGATCGCGATGGACGGCAGACCGGCGACCGAGCCCGACGGTACGCCGGTGACCGCGGCGACCGTCGTCGTCCAGCGGGTGGAGATCAAGGAGTCGCAGTTCCAGGACTTCATGGGCAACAACTCCCCGCTGACCGTGACCGTGGGGTCGGGCGACGCGGAGGTGCTGCGCGACGGCCGGGCCCACGCGGGTGAGTGGCAGCGCCGGTCGGAGCGCGACACGACGACGTTCACCACCCCGGACGGCGATCCGCTGAATGTCGCGTCCGGGCCGGTGTGGGTGATGCTGGTGGCGCGCTGAGCGGCGGGCCGCCCCGGGCTCCGGCGGGGGGCCGTCCACCGGCTCAGCCCAGTCCGCGGCCCGATTCCAGGACGTGCTCGGCGCGGGCCACGAGTCCGTCGGCCCCGCAAGCGCGGGCGAGGGCCAGACCGCGGGTCAGTTCGGTGACCGAGCGGGCGGCGATCCCGTAGTCGATCCGGGCGACCGCGTGCTCATAGGCGCAGGGCGACGCCTCCAGATAGGCCGCCGCCTGCGCGTACAGCGTGACGGCCCGCTGCCCGGTCTCCAGCGCCGCCGCGCACCGCAGGGCCTCCCCTATGGCGGTGTCGGTCCCGAAGCGCTCGGCCTGGGTGCGGGCCTCGGCGGCGAGTCCGGCGGCCCGGTCCGGATCGTCCTTGGCGAGCGCGCGGGCCAGATCGGCGGCCCAGGTGGACATGATCGTGTTGTGCCGTCCGCCGGTGGCCGCGGCCTTCTCCGCCGACTCCAGCGCCCGGATGCCCTCCTTGACCCGCCCGGCCTCGATCAGCAGCCTGCCGCGCACGGAGTCGGCGTCCGGCATGATGATCGTGGACGGGTACGGCGGGGTGACACCGTAACGCTCGACGATCTCCAGGGCCTGGGCGACATGGCCGCGGGCGGTCAGGGTGTCGATGAGCATGCAGGCCGCGTCCCAGTGCATGGGCAGTCCGCTGCCGACCCGGTCGGCCAGCCGCAGCGCTTCCCTCAGGAAGCCCTCGGCGTCGGCGAGTTTGCCGCGTCTGCGCAGCACGAATCCGACGAAGGCGTGTGCCAGGGCGAGATGGCCACCGCTCCAGCCCTTGGCCTGGTAGACGCGCAGCGCGTCACCGAACAGGCTCTCGGCGCGGTCGAGCCGGTCGCTGAACAGATACGAACTGCCCAGCATCATCAGCAGTTCGAAGCCCCACTCGGAGTCGGTCCAGCCGAGTCCGGGCGGCAGTACGCCGTTCATCAGGGACCGGTCGCACAACTCGACGACCAGTTCGGCGTTCTCGCCGCGGGTCATCGCGTCGAAGCCGCGGATGATCAGCAGCGCGCGTTCGGAGTTGTCGCGGCCGGTGAGGGGCTCGGCGAGCGCGGCGAGGCTGCGGGAGCGGCCGGTGGAGTCCTCCTCGTCGGCGTGGATGCCCTCCCACATGTGGTGCAGGGCCTGGAGCCGCAGCCGCTGCGGGCCGGGTGCCAGCCGCTCGGCCTCCTCGTCGATCACCTGGATGGCCTCCGCCAGCTGATCGTTGTGGACGAGTGCCTGGGCGAGCTGGCAGACGGCGTCGACCCGGGTCTTGCCCTCCAGTCCGAAGGCGGCGAGGGCTTCCCGCAGATGGCCGATGGTCCGGGCGGGCGAGGTCAGCAGGGTCGCGCAGCCGAGTTCGAACAGGACCTCCGCCCGGTAGTCGTCCGACGGCGGCTCCCGCAGCGCGCGTTCCAGACAGCGGACGGCGGCCTCGGGCGCGCCCACGGCGAGGTGTTCGCGGGCGGCGGCCCGCATCTGCTCGACCAGTTCGGGGTCGTCGTCCGGATGGACCTCCAGCAGATGGCGGGCCGCGGCGGCGGCGCCCTGCCCGGCCAGCCGCACCGCCTCGGCCGCCAGCCCGTGCATGACGGTGCGGGTGCCGCTGGGGATGGCCTGGTAGATGGCGCTGGCGATCAGCGGGTGCAGGAACTCCAGCCGGTCGGGCAGGGAGCCGGGCTGGGCACCGGGGCGGGCGAGGACACGGGCGACCCGCAGTTCCTCGACGCATCTGCCGGCCGCTTCCTCGGGGAGCATCGCGAGTTTCGCGACGACGTCGAGCGGGATGTCGGTGCCGAGTATCGCGGCGGCCCTCGCGACCTTGCGGGTGCTCAGACCGAGTTCGTCGAGCCGGGCGAGCAGTCCGCCACCGCGGGTCGACCGGTTGAGTCCGCGCAGTTCGTCGGCGGACGACTCGGTCGGTTCCAGTTCCTGGTCCTGGACCTTGGCGAGGAGTTCCACGGTGTCGAACGGGTTGCCGCCGGTGACCGCCCAGACCTGGCGGCAGAACGGGTCGTCCGCGTGGGCGCCGAGCCGGGCGCGGGTGAGTCCGGCCGCCGCGTCCGGGGTGAGGCTCTTCAGGCTCTTCAGCGAGGCGCTGGGCCGGGCGGCCTGCCCGATGCGGTCCAGATGGGGCGCGGCGGCGCTGCCGGGGTCGACCGGGCGGTGCGCGACCACCACGAGGACCCGCATCTCGTCCAGCCGTTCGGCGAATCCGGCCAGCCAGCGCAGGGTCTCGGGGTCGGCCCAGTGGGCGTCGTCCACGAGCAGGACCAGTGGGAACAAGGCGTCCGCGAGCCGGCCGACGCCGTGTTCGAGTCCGTCGCAGACGCCCTGCGGGTCGGCGGGCGGTCCGCTCGGCTCGGCGATGCCGAGCGCCGGTCCGGCGATCCCGTACCACTCGCCGAGATGGACCCTCGCCTCGTCCGGGGTGAGGGTGATGAGCGCGGGCTGGAGCAACTGCCGTACGACGTTGAAGGGGACGGAGGTCAGGGTCTCGCCGCCGCGCGCCGACCAGACCGTGCACCCGCGGCTCTCGGCCGTCCGCCGGACCCGGGTGAGCAGCGCGGTCTTGCCGATCCCGGGGACCCCGGTGAAGACCAGGAGGCTGCCGGGCCTGGCGGGACGCCCCGCCGAGGCCGCCGGTGTCTCCGCACACAGTCGTTCGATGGCCTGTTCCGCCGCGGCGATCTCGCTCTCGCGTTCCCACAGCGCGTCGGCACCGGACGGGTCCGACGGTCCCTGCGTCATCCCGCAACCTCCCCAGATTCGCTCAACCGGCTTGCAGACCCCTGAGGTTAGCTGGCCGGATCGCTGACGCGCGTGCTGTCAGGGCAGGTTGTCCCAGGTCGGGTGACGAGTTTGCGCGAACCGCGGTGGATGTGCTTTACGTGACGGTCCGATCGCGGAGCGTGTGCGCGAGGGGTGCGCGGGGAGTTGGCCGGAACGCTTCGCCGCTGGTGGGGGCCCCGTGGTGGAGGGTCCCCCTCTCATCCCGCTTTCAGGCACGGCTCCTAGTGTGGGCGCATGACCCACATGACGCCGCCCGGCTGGTACCCCGACCCCGGGCAGAGAAGTGACGGACCGCCCACGGAACGCTGGTGGGACGGCAACGCGTGGACGGAGCAGACCCGTGCGCTCGGCGCGTCCGGTGCCTGGGCTCCGCCCGCCTATCCGCAGTGGGCCGTCGCCCCGCCCCCGGCGAAGCGGCGCAAGGCGGTCCGCGCGGCGATAGGCGCGGTCGTCGCCCTTGCCGTCCTCGGGGGTCTGGCCGGCGGGGTGTACGCGCTGACCCTGGACGACGACAAGGACGGCGACCGCACGGCGACCGCTCCCAGCCCGAAATCGCCCGGCGGCCCGGAGAGCGCCACCCCCGAGGGCGGCCCCGGCGCCCCGGGCGCACCCTCGCGGCCGGGCGCCCCGCAGGGCGAGAAGGGCTTCGCGGCCGACCCGGCGAGCGGGATCAGTCTGCCGGTGCCCGAGGGCTGGTCGGGCGATTCGGGCATCGTGGGGGCGCAGGTGTCGACGGGGCCGTACCCGTGCCCGGGGGACGCCACGAAGAGCTGTGCGCGGGCGGGGGCGCACTCCGCCCCGGCGGCGGCGCTCAAGCGGACGGAGCGCACCGCGCGGGCGATGGCGGAGGCGGACATCGCGGACGCCGCCGAGGAGGCGTACGGCT includes:
- a CDS encoding OmpL47-type beta-barrel domain-containing protein: MRGRGGQSARIWTALLASLVMLLGLNSTVAYGGSDGPVAGGTSASDGSRAAQTLTWTADDDISRYVSAPATAVAGATTIVFENSAATGNTTGMPHTLTFDVADPEYNNDVPLNILANPNDDQAGKHTAEVVLTPGRYRYYCTIPGHGTMQGILTVTDPGGEDVTAPQTAAKVEGSRNTDGAYVGSASVTLSATDTGSGVDRIEYAVGAAGAWQPYTSPLVVNQVGEHAIRYRATDKAGNTADERTERFTVAAPSSDDTTPPETSATVTGERDEQGRYLGMATVTVTASDTGTGVNTIEYALGESGAWQPYTAPVMVHEAGTHLVRYRATDKAGNQAAGKSAEFVVVTPPARDTTPPTAAAAVTGERDSSGAYLARATVTVTATDSGSGVERTEYSLDGGPYLAYGAPLVVDRAGAHTVLYRASDKAGNTSAAQRVAFTVVPGGGVPGPACAEHDERLTVAVGTVDTGVPNRVTDNRCRINEMIEDERQWSSHALFLKRVKAVTDRLRAAGAIDQREYNKINRAAKQSGIGKPGQQTGYRAIFDGTASSFAKWRHAGGGSFALNGDGTMTSGTDRGGLGMLWFAERTYGDFSLKLQWRDDAPGDGNANSGVFTRFPRPEGHPEESRPEWVAIKYGHEVQVLDRPAGDMYKTGSVYGFDRVPLAGAGVTPKGTWNDYEIRVVDQRYSVLRNGVLINEFDNTGGRLFEPPRADDPGTDGRRFASGFIGLQVHGTSDVVSYRDIRIQEL
- the ligD gene encoding non-homologous end-joining DNA ligase; translated protein: MGATSHGKPIELDAGGRTVRLSSPDKVYFPERGFTKLDVARYYLTVGDGILRALRDRPTTLERYPEGVDGEHFFQKRAPKNTPDWIPRAHITFPSGRYADEMCPTEVAAVIWAAQFGTFTFHPWPVRRADTDRPDELRIDLDPQPGTDFKDAVAAAHELRALLDEHGMRGWPKTSGGRGLHVFVPVEPRWTFTQVRRCAIACGRELERRMPGRVTTAWWKEERGTRIFVDYNQTARDRTIASAYSVRPRPHAPVSAPLRWDEVDDVTPRDFDLATMPVRYAELGDVHAAMDDERHSLEPLLELARRDEHDHGLGDLPYPPEYPKMPGEPKRVQPSRARHDEPDDDTAAGGTGTGDAAGDG
- a CDS encoding ATP-dependent DNA ligase, which gives rise to MDLPVMPPVKPMLAKSVPDIPPGMQYEAKWDGFRAIVFRDGPELELGSRTGKPLTRYFPELVAALADRLPARCVVDGEIVIARDGRLDFDALTERIHPADSRVRTLAERTPASFVAFDLLALGDDALLDTPLTDRRALLAGALAAAAPPVHLAPATTDAEVARSWFETYEGAGLDGVVAKPLDLPYRQNERLMFKVKHERTADVVVAGYRFHKSGPVVGSLLLGLYDDTGALQHVGVCAAFPMKRRAELVTELEPLRMESAAEHPWAAWADEAAHASARLPGAPSRWSGKKDLSWVPVRPERVCEVAYDHMENGARFRHTARFRRWRPDRTPESCTFEQLDEPVRYDLGEILGA
- a CDS encoding DUF3048 domain-containing protein → MERSARARHGALGVVIAVVLALLAGACSGGSSPGPSESPAESSGPLLAVKIDNAPQARPQTGLNAADVVYAEQVEAGLSRLMALYATKLPDSVGPVRSARESDLELLAQFQDPTLVFSGAQSKLLPLIDAAPLRPVTPGDAPSGAFVRDPERTAPHNLYVRPPRVQDRTAGAKALERAGLRGGPAPDGGERVAERTVRFPSSRFTFTWSADQGRWLIAMDGRPATEPDGTPVTAATVVVQRVEIKESQFQDFMGNNSPLTVTVGSGDAEVLRDGRAHAGEWQRRSERDTTTFTTPDGDPLNVASGPVWVMLVAR
- a CDS encoding ATP-binding protein, whose product is MTQGPSDPSGADALWERESEIAAAEQAIERLCAETPAASAGRPARPGSLLVFTGVPGIGKTALLTRVRRTAESRGCTVWSARGGETLTSVPFNVVRQLLQPALITLTPDEARVHLGEWYGIAGPALGIAEPSGPPADPQGVCDGLEHGVGRLADALFPLVLLVDDAHWADPETLRWLAGFAERLDEMRVLVVVAHRPVDPGSAAAPHLDRIGQAARPSASLKSLKSLTPDAAAGLTRARLGAHADDPFCRQVWAVTGGNPFDTVELLAKVQDQELEPTESSADELRGLNRSTRGGGLLARLDELGLSTRKVARAAAILGTDIPLDVVAKLAMLPEEAAGRCVEELRVARVLARPGAQPGSLPDRLEFLHPLIASAIYQAIPSGTRTVMHGLAAEAVRLAGQGAAAAARHLLEVHPDDDPELVEQMRAAAREHLAVGAPEAAVRCLERALREPPSDDYRAEVLFELGCATLLTSPARTIGHLREALAAFGLEGKTRVDAVCQLAQALVHNDQLAEAIQVIDEEAERLAPGPQRLRLQALHHMWEGIHADEEDSTGRSRSLAALAEPLTGRDNSERALLIIRGFDAMTRGENAELVVELCDRSLMNGVLPPGLGWTDSEWGFELLMMLGSSYLFSDRLDRAESLFGDALRVYQAKGWSGGHLALAHAFVGFVLRRRGKLADAEGFLREALRLADRVGSGLPMHWDAACMLIDTLTARGHVAQALEIVERYGVTPPYPSTIIMPDADSVRGRLLIEAGRVKEGIRALESAEKAAATGGRHNTIMSTWAADLARALAKDDPDRAAGLAAEARTQAERFGTDTAIGEALRCAAALETGQRAVTLYAQAAAYLEASPCAYEHAVARIDYGIAARSVTELTRGLALARACGADGLVARAEHVLESGRGLG
- a CDS encoding DUF2510 domain-containing protein, giving the protein MTHMTPPGWYPDPGQRSDGPPTERWWDGNAWTEQTRALGASGAWAPPAYPQWAVAPPPAKRRKAVRAAIGAVVALAVLGGLAGGVYALTLDDDKDGDRTATAPSPKSPGGPESATPEGGPGAPGAPSRPGAPQGEKGFAADPASGISLPVPEGWSGDSGIVGAQVSTGPYPCPGDATKSCARAGAHSAPAAALKRTERTARAMAEADIADAAEEAYGSDSYGDLTSHDEIADKPVTVAGGKGHLVRWKVVTEKGDDGYVQSLAFPSPHDARQFVVVRFGFDVSDKAPALSVMDEITEGIKKSARGSGNGQAA